From one Triticum aestivum cultivar Chinese Spring chromosome 4B, IWGSC CS RefSeq v2.1, whole genome shotgun sequence genomic stretch:
- the LOC123089253 gene encoding uncharacterized protein, with amino-acid sequence MTTVRVLLTVALVISLLALGHHPLAHARHVKDPSMPTGDSSSVKKGLQQGSTMKLDAGKTKKVKNVGVEEIQKGSAEPSFGNRGSLGVESDKVAVLARRGEPPKPHPKKHN; translated from the exons ATGACTACTGTCCGAGTTCTTCTTACAGTTGCCCTGGTCATCTCCCTGCTCGCCCTTGGCCATCATCCCCTCGCTCATGCTCGCCACG TGAAGGACCCGTCCATGCCAACCGGTGATTCCTCGTCTGTAAAGAAAGGGTTACAGCAAGGGAGTACCATGAAGCTCGATGCAGGGAAGACCAAGAAAGTTAAAAACGTGGGAGTGGAGGAGATACAAAAGGGATCTGCTGAACCAAGCTTTGGCAACCGGGGGAGCCTTGGTGTTGAGTCTGATAAGGTGGCCGTGCTTGCTCGCCGTGGAGAACCACCCAAGCCTCACCCGAAAAAGCACAACTAA